In Oryza brachyantha chromosome 2, ObraRS2, whole genome shotgun sequence, a single window of DNA contains:
- the LOC102703368 gene encoding protein FAR1-RELATED SEQUENCE 5-like, giving the protein MPSPSGMYELHVQGRDAELLTRGDSPIDVVPPLGIVPDDSEQVLAHVNSISIPGNPGNEVSPLQAWNLPDLHSEKVLQASKNDGQILITPLELIKKPVDKQVIAEGRLQLTGDGHQILSSNGMDKTAHELYLDQLGRQTNIMDQPEQRTEEQSQSHDNMESDEVSCNDKSSDGESDRSLGNESDKELGTHYSPSFMDLDNARPPELGMKFPTLEDAQRFYEAHALKTGFVAKRGTNYRRKKFTLECHKTGTSKLTPNPQRKRKKNIIERTQCQAKVVVKLHSGQWEYASVRNEHNHPLCPSYSLRFSKRKRRQNPPSQKQLYVQRNGELLTQADNLEEQVVQPLISANFNEVNNKRTPGHSENSIPTAEQEPVNEQSLKDRRLQSADNYQEQSSNGIDKTAKQPIVDKLVEQNNSMDQSLQHTEEQNRSHDNVESSEAPSDDTSSEGDSGSSSGNESDKELRKYYPSFEELENSRPPEPGMKFPSLQAAQKFYYAHALLTGFVGKRGTNYKRRKFHLECNRSGKSKSTKSSENLLTKRKSNAIEKTQCKARVIVKLDKGEWLFTAVRHEHNHPLCPSPSLTKFLLDHKQMSTAEKSFLRVMKQNRIPPKKILKVFRKIRVCFRDTPFENKDENNIPQTEHRIANSDVESTLKHFTELQMQNPEFFYMLQKDENNTVTSIFWSDTRSRIEYDIFGDFIMLDAIYSTDMCNMPFVPIIGINNHARPLVLGCALLKDEKTETFKWMWRTFLQVMGGKMPRTVMANQDTSMEEAIARVMPHVRIRFCKRHVMSKTQEKLGAFMAAKGNINADLHNLVHNSLLEEEFEEEWAELIERYNASENHHLQLMWQTRKSWAPVYFREYFYPFVESVGCNEAMNSLFKDNMLPKDTIDKFIGRYMEIQENVKKVDDEDRFHSGADLKYVSMQPIEQHAAHIYTREIFLKVQKELLHSTAFNVQEIQTGTVYILEKVFNYENPEFDRNSFEVLVEPGIKAFKCQCAKFTRDGILCCHIFRLFTQFGINEIPEQYRMPRWTKMFREEQLKKNKENKLDKHDIKDSENTLRYAMLMNKVAEIGRQICHDEIKFSSFMLELGRIQERLIMERGENAENNDDTC; this is encoded by the exons ATGCCTTCTCCTTCTGGCATGTACGAG TTGCATGTTCAGGGTCGGGATGCTGAGCTGCTGACACGGGGTGATAGTCCCATTGATGTTGTGCCGCCGCTAGGCATCGTTCCGGACGATTCCGAACAA GTTTTAGCTCATGTAAACAGCATAAGTATACCTGGGAATCCAGGGAATGAAGTTTCTCCTTTACAAGCCTGGAACCTACCAGACCTGCACAGCGAAAAG GTATTACAGGCCAGTAAGAATGATGGGCAAATATTGATAACTCCACTTGAATTGATTAAG AAACCTGTTGATAAGCAAGTAATTGCAGAAGGAAGACTGCAACTAACTGGTGATGGCCATCAG ATACTATCTTCAAATGGCATGGACAAAACTGCACATGAACTATATTTGGATCAATTAGGGAGACAAACCAACATAATGGACCAACCAGAGCAGCGTACTGAAGAACAAAGCCAATCACATGATAACATGGAAAGCGACGAAGTGTCGTGTAATGATAAAAGCAGCGATGGTGAATCAGACAGAAGCCTAGGAAATGAATCAGATAAAGAGCTAGGAACACACTATAGTCCTAGTTTTATGGACTTGGATAATGCAAGACCACCAGAACTTGGAATGAAATTTCCAACACTTGAAGATGCACAGAGATTTTATGAGGCACATGCTCTTAAAACTGGTTTTGTTGCAAAGAGGGGGACAAATTACAGGAGAAAAAAGTTTACCCTAGAGTGCCACAAGACCGGCACATCAAAGCTAACTCCGAACCcacagaggaagaggaagaaaaatattatagagaGGACACAATGCCAGGCAAAGGTGGTCGTGAAACTCCACAGTGGACAGTGGGAGTATGCATCAGTCCGGAATGAACACAACCACCCATTGTGTCCTAGCTATTCACTAAGATTCTCGAAGCGCAAACGCAGGCAAAATCCTCCAAGCCAGAAACAGCTGTATGTTCAGAGAAACGGTGAGCTACTGACACAAGCAGATAATCTTGAGGAACAGGTGGTGCAACCTCTTATTTCAGCTAATTTTAATGAA GTAAACAACAAAAGGACACCTGGACATTCAGAGAATAGTATACCTACTGCTGAGCAGGAACCTGTTAACGAACAATCATTAAAAGATAGAAGACTACAGTCCGCTGACAATTATCAG GAGCAATCTTCAAATGGCATAGACAAAACTGCAAAACAACCGATTGTAGATAAATTGGTTGAACAAAACAACTCAATGGATCAATCACTTCAGCATACTGAAGAGCAGAACAGATCACATGATAATGTGGAAAGCAGTGAAGCGCCAAGTGATGATACAAGCAGTGAAGGTGATTCAGGCAGCAGCTCAGGGAATGAGTCGGATAAGGAGCTTAGGAAGTACTATCCTAGTTTTGAAGAACTGGAGAATTCAAGGCCACCAGAACCAGGAATGAAATTTCCATCCCTTCAAGCTGCACAAAAATTCTATTATGCGCATGCTCTCCTAACTGGTTTTGTTGGAAAAAGGGGAACCAACTACAAGAGAAGGAAGTTTCACTTAGAATGCAACAGGAGTGGCAAATCGAAGTCAACGAAGTCATCTGAAAACCTATTGACGAAGAGGAAAAGCAATGCTATAGAGAAGACACAATGCAAGGCAAGGGTGATTGTGAAGCTCGATAAGGGAGAGTGGTTGTTCACAGCAGTTCGCCATGAGCACAATCATCCATTATGCCCAAGCCCTTCACTTACAAAATTCCTATTAGACCACAAACAAATGTCAACTGCAGAGAAGTCATTTTTAAGAGTTATGAAACAAAATAGGATACCTcctaagaaaattttgaaagttttCAGGAAAATAAGAGTTTGTTTCAGAGACACGCCATTTGAAAATAAAGATGAGAACAACATACCGCAAACAGAACATAGAATAGCAAACTCAGATGTTGAAAGCACATTGAAGCACTTCACAGAATTGCAGATGCAAAACCCAGAGTTCTTCTACATGTTGCAAAAAGATGAAAACAACACAGTGACAAGCATCTTCTGGTCTGATACGAGATCGAGGATCGagtatgatatttttggagattttatAATGCTTGATGCTATCTATAGCACTGATATGTGTAACATGCCTTTTGTGCCTATTATTGGGATAAATAACCATGCGAGACCCCTCGTGCTGGGATGTGCTTTGTTAAAAGATGAGAAAACTGAAACCTTCAAATGGATGTGGCGTACATTTTTGCAAGTGATGGGaggaaaaatgccaagaacaGTCATGGCAAACCAGGACACATCAATGGAGGAGGCAATTGCAAGAGTCATGCCACATGTAAGGATTAGGTTTTGCAAGCGGCATGTTATGAGCAAAACTCAGGAAAAGCTTGGAGCCTTCATGGCAGCGAAAGGTAACATAAATGCAGATCTACACAACTTGGTACACAACTCGCTGCTAGAAGAAGAATTTGAAGAAGAATGGGCTGAGCTTATTGAGAGGTATAATGCAAGTGAAAACCATCATCTGCAGCTCATGTGGCAAACAAGAAAAAGCTGGGCACCTGTGTATTTTAGAGAATATTTCTATCCATTTGTCGAATCAGTTGGATGCAACGAGGCAATGAACTCATTATTTAAAGATAATATGCTTCCAAAGGACACGATAGATAAGTTCATTGGGCGATATATGGAGATACAAGAGAATGTAaaaaaagttgatgatgaagatAGATTTCATTCAGGAGCTGACCTTAAATATGTCTCGATGCAGCCAATAGAACAACATGCAgcacatatttatacaaggGAAATATTTCTGAAAGTGCAGAAAGAACTATTACATTCTACTGCATTCAATGTGCAGGAGATTCAAACAGGAACAGTATACATACTTGAAAAGGTCTTCAACTATGAGAATCCAGAGTTTGATAGAAATTCATTTGAAGTTCTAGTTGAACCTGGCATCAAAGCATTCAAGTGTCAATGTGCAAAATTTACGAGGGATGGAATACTGTGCTGCCACATATTCAGACTTTTCACTCAGTTTGGAATCAATGAAATACCTGAGCAGTACAGAATGCCCAGATGGACTAAAATGTTCAGAGAGGAGCAGCTAAAAAAGAACAAGGAAAACAAATTGGATAAGCATGACATAAAGGATTCAGAAAATACGTTGAGATATGCAATGCTAATGAATAAAGTGGCTGAAATTGGCCGACAAATATGCCATGATGAGATAAAATTCAGCAGCTTCATGCTGGAACTAGGCAGGATTCAAGAAAGGTTGATAATGGAGCGAGGAGAAAATGCAGAAAATAATGATGATACATGTTAA